The Chryseobacterium indicum genome contains a region encoding:
- a CDS encoding outer membrane protein assembly factor BamD: MKKYILGIFTVAVVASCVSKQERAMKSADKNLILKTANENFAKKKWKNALALYDRLPNLVAGTDDAPNVVFNSAYANYYDKNYRLAGNQFKNFAISFPQDKRREEAAYMSALCYYEGSMDYNLDQSTTQTAINELQDFLNNYPNSERSKNINTLIDELSYKLEFKAYENARQYYKMAEYKAANVAFENVLEDFPSTKLRPQIYDYIVKSRYELATKSIYDLKDERIESALSFTKQIEKEMPNTEVAKTALEIRSKLEKEKKDFAVVKKNTEARIAALTEKQKKLEAKNAEQAKTIQQEKDQIEAEKKAMQIQRDSAALSTPPPAATFKIKR, translated from the coding sequence ATGAAAAAATATATTTTAGGTATTTTTACTGTAGCAGTAGTAGCTTCGTGCGTAAGTAAGCAGGAAAGAGCAATGAAAAGTGCGGATAAAAATCTTATCTTAAAAACTGCCAATGAAAACTTTGCTAAAAAGAAGTGGAAAAACGCTTTAGCACTTTACGACAGGCTTCCGAACCTTGTTGCAGGAACAGATGATGCTCCCAATGTGGTTTTTAATTCGGCGTATGCGAATTATTACGATAAAAACTACAGATTAGCGGGAAATCAGTTTAAAAATTTTGCGATCAGCTTTCCTCAGGATAAAAGAAGGGAAGAGGCAGCATATATGTCTGCTTTGTGTTACTACGAAGGTTCAATGGATTATAATCTGGATCAGTCTACCACACAAACTGCGATTAATGAGCTTCAGGATTTCTTAAATAATTATCCTAATTCAGAAAGATCTAAAAATATCAATACTCTTATTGACGAATTGTCTTACAAGCTTGAATTCAAAGCGTATGAAAATGCAAGACAGTACTATAAAATGGCAGAATACAAAGCAGCCAACGTAGCATTTGAAAACGTTCTGGAAGATTTTCCGAGTACAAAACTTCGTCCGCAGATTTATGATTACATCGTAAAATCCCGTTACGAGCTCGCTACAAAATCTATTTATGATCTTAAAGATGAGCGTATAGAAAGTGCGTTATCTTTCACAAAACAGATCGAAAAGGAAATGCCGAATACGGAAGTTGCTAAAACTGCTTTGGAAATCAGAAGTAAGCTTGAAAAAGAAAAGAAAGATTTTGCGGTAGTTAAGAAGAATACAGAAGCAAGAATTGCTGCTTTAACAGAAAAACAGAAAAAGCTGGAAGCAAAGAATGCAGAACAGGCAAAAACGATCCAGCAGGAGAAAGATCAGATAGAAGCAGAAAAGAAAGCAATGCAGATTCAGAGGGACAGTGCAGCGCTTAGCACACCTCCGCCGGCGGCGACTTTCAAAATTAAAAGATAA
- a CDS encoding DNA-directed RNA polymerase subunit omega, whose protein sequence is MSVKDTKAEVNTITYDKDKIEDKVGSIYEAIVIMGKRAEQINAEIRTELHNKLDEFAVHNSTLEEVFENREQIEISKHYEKLPKPTSIAIEEWLNDDVYFRKTEERK, encoded by the coding sequence ATGAGTGTAAAAGATACAAAAGCAGAAGTAAATACCATTACTTACGATAAGGATAAGATTGAAGACAAAGTAGGCTCAATCTACGAAGCGATTGTTATCATGGGAAAAAGAGCAGAGCAGATCAACGCTGAAATTCGTACAGAACTTCACAATAAGCTTGATGAGTTTGCTGTTCATAATTCTACATTGGAAGAAGTTTTCGAAAACAGAGAACAGATAGAAATTTCTAAGCATTACGAAAAACTTCCAAAGCCGACTTCTATTGCAATTGAAGAATGGCTGAACGATGATGTGTACTTCAGAAAAACTGAAGAGAGAAAATAA
- the coaBC gene encoding bifunctional phosphopantothenoylcysteine decarboxylase/phosphopantothenate--cysteine ligase CoaBC: MSLSGKKILIAISGGIAAYKIHFLIRDFVKKGAEIQVIMTPDAENFVTKLSISTLSKKPVYSDFYSDNGTWNSHVEMALWADVMIVAPCTASTLSKMVHGLCDNLVIATYMSAKCPVFIAPAMDLDMYAHPSTTKNLELAESFGHHIIPAESGELASGLIGQGRMAEPETIVQTIEDFFDSKTEKTLAGKTVLITAGPTYEAIDPVRFIGNHSSGKMGFSLAEEAAKRGAKVILISGPSSQKINNKNVELHKVTSAKEMLSKVLEFYDTTDIGIASAAVADYAPKEVAKEKIKKNDENLTIELVKNPDILKTMGEKKTHQFLVGFALETQNEEENAKGKLEKKNLDMIVLNSLRDEGAGFKNDTNKIKIFTKTEKTEFDLKSKEDVAKDILDFVESQLLK, translated from the coding sequence ATGAGTCTTTCCGGTAAAAAAATTCTCATCGCGATTTCCGGAGGAATTGCAGCCTATAAAATCCATTTTCTGATCCGTGATTTTGTAAAAAAAGGAGCCGAAATTCAGGTGATTATGACGCCTGATGCAGAAAATTTCGTTACGAAACTCAGTATTTCCACTTTATCTAAGAAGCCGGTTTATTCAGACTTTTACAGCGATAACGGAACGTGGAACAGTCACGTGGAAATGGCTTTGTGGGCAGATGTCATGATTGTTGCGCCATGCACGGCAAGTACATTGTCTAAAATGGTTCATGGGTTATGCGATAATCTTGTAATTGCAACGTATATGTCTGCAAAATGTCCTGTTTTTATTGCTCCTGCAATGGATCTGGATATGTATGCACATCCGTCTACAACAAAAAATCTGGAATTGGCAGAAAGTTTCGGACACCATATTATTCCGGCGGAAAGCGGAGAACTGGCAAGCGGATTAATCGGGCAGGGAAGAATGGCAGAACCGGAAACCATAGTACAAACAATCGAAGATTTTTTTGACTCCAAAACTGAAAAAACATTAGCAGGAAAAACGGTTTTAATTACAGCAGGACCTACGTATGAAGCCATTGATCCTGTGAGATTCATCGGAAACCATTCCTCTGGCAAAATGGGCTTTTCTCTGGCGGAAGAAGCCGCAAAAAGAGGCGCAAAAGTAATCTTAATTTCGGGACCGAGCTCTCAGAAAATCAATAATAAAAATGTTGAATTACACAAAGTAACCTCAGCAAAAGAAATGTTATCGAAAGTTCTGGAATTTTACGATACAACAGACATCGGAATTGCAAGTGCTGCCGTTGCAGATTACGCTCCGAAAGAAGTGGCAAAGGAAAAAATCAAAAAGAATGACGAAAATTTAACGATTGAACTGGTTAAAAATCCGGACATTCTTAAAACCATGGGTGAGAAGAAAACCCATCAGTTTTTAGTCGGTTTTGCGTTGGAAACTCAGAATGAAGAGGAAAATGCCAAAGGAAAACTGGAAAAGAAAAATCTGGATATGATCGTCCTGAATTCTCTCCGTGATGAAGGAGCCGGTTTTAAAAATGATACCAATAAAATAAAGATATTTACCAAAACGGAAAAAACAGAATTTGATCTGAAATCTAAAGAAGATGTGGCAAAAGACATTTTGGATTTTGTTGAGTCTCAACTTTTAAAATAA